A part of Terriglobus roseus genomic DNA contains:
- a CDS encoding acyltransferase family protein, translating to MQETVPAKEFKGRRFYQPELDALRFVAFLGVLLHHKSNPYQLEFLKTAKPWLVTLVWALHCVGAFGVELFFLLSSYLITRLLLIEVDTTRRLNLKAFYFRRSLRIWPLYFAFLLLCYGIAHLQGYPVASGFWLAAVFFVANWYLTHNGVWLPLALLWTLSIEEQFYVCWPLMMRSGNRRVVKNIGYATIAISQAAILLLMVTPHLPIPYLEHGRVFYNTFVEVQFFGLGALLALWSERRPTALSRSKRFLLAIGGFAALLLASCFDPKYPSFSVGIFSYNVMFVLGSIGVIALFRAFLGVSARRFPNWMLFLGKISYGLYLFNLLATYLVLIYCRNRIPKMLELPVVFLVNVAFAVMAYYVVERPFLVLKSRFEVVRSRV from the coding sequence ATGCAAGAAACTGTCCCCGCTAAAGAATTCAAAGGAAGACGGTTTTATCAGCCGGAATTGGATGCTTTGCGTTTCGTCGCATTTCTGGGCGTGTTACTGCACCATAAATCGAATCCTTATCAATTAGAGTTTCTGAAAACGGCCAAGCCGTGGCTCGTGACACTCGTTTGGGCCCTACACTGTGTGGGCGCATTTGGCGTGGAGTTGTTCTTTCTCCTGAGTAGCTACCTCATTACCCGTCTGTTGTTGATTGAGGTGGACACAACCAGACGGTTGAACTTGAAGGCGTTTTACTTTCGTCGCTCCCTTCGTATATGGCCGCTATACTTCGCATTCCTATTGTTGTGCTACGGCATAGCGCATTTGCAGGGGTATCCCGTTGCCAGCGGATTCTGGTTAGCTGCAGTGTTCTTTGTGGCGAACTGGTATCTCACACACAATGGAGTGTGGCTACCACTTGCCCTGTTGTGGACGTTATCGATTGAAGAGCAGTTTTATGTTTGCTGGCCGCTGATGATGCGCAGCGGAAATCGCCGAGTCGTAAAGAACATCGGTTATGCGACTATTGCGATTTCTCAGGCGGCCATCCTGCTGCTCATGGTCACGCCCCATTTGCCCATTCCTTACCTGGAACATGGGCGTGTCTTCTACAACACATTCGTAGAGGTCCAGTTCTTTGGACTAGGCGCTCTGCTGGCATTGTGGAGCGAACGGCGTCCCACTGCGTTGTCCAGATCAAAGCGGTTCCTGTTGGCGATTGGCGGTTTTGCAGCTCTGCTTCTAGCTTCCTGCTTTGATCCGAAATACCCCTCGTTCTCCGTGGGAATCTTTTCCTATAACGTGATGTTCGTTCTTGGCAGCATCGGAGTGATCGCTTTGTTCCGGGCATTCCTTGGAGTTTCTGCCAGACGCTTCCCCAACTGGATGCTCTTCCTAGGGAAGATCTCGTATGGACTTTACCTGTTCAACCTTCTTGCGACCTATCTTGTTCTCATTTATTGCCGCAATAGAATCCCGAAGATGCTGGAACTTCCAGTAGTGTTTCTGGTCAATGTAGCGTTTGCGGTGATGGCTTACTACGTTGTAGAACGGCCCTTCCTTGTGTTGAAGTCGCGCTTTGAAGTTGTTCGGAGTCGGGTCTAG
- a CDS encoding ABC transporter permease yields the protein MNKLVVGNLIHRPLRSLISALAVAIEVIMILSIAAIMLGMLNGQKVRTTGIGGDMIAKPGTTSNLIGVSGAPASAKVQGVLEKLPHVQVAAPVYIQLTASGTLENIWGVEYNSFNALRPFVFKEGGPFTGPDSIIIDDVAASSGKGLHVGDQTKLFGHTFTVSGVVEHGKGGRKFVPLETMNAINGTENRCSVFYLKTDDPPKWQAAVKQEIQSTDGLQQWDVQTLEEFLSQLTPEKYPGFNIGLRTVIGIAVVIGFLVIFQSMYTAVMERTREIGILKSLGASRTYIVSIVLRESGLLAVCGIILGVSATYGLRALLHVKTPQLEFAVTPSWVLTAVIIALVGATLGALYPALKAAAKDPIDALAYE from the coding sequence ATGAATAAACTGGTCGTCGGCAACCTTATCCACCGCCCCCTGCGTTCCTTGATTTCCGCGCTTGCGGTTGCGATTGAAGTCATCATGATTCTGTCGATTGCGGCGATCATGCTGGGCATGCTGAATGGCCAGAAAGTTCGCACGACCGGTATCGGTGGCGACATGATCGCCAAGCCCGGAACCACGTCCAACCTGATCGGTGTCAGCGGTGCTCCCGCATCGGCAAAGGTGCAAGGCGTGCTGGAGAAGCTGCCCCATGTGCAGGTTGCTGCTCCGGTATATATCCAGCTAACGGCCAGTGGGACGCTGGAAAATATCTGGGGTGTTGAATACAACAGCTTCAACGCGCTTCGCCCGTTCGTCTTCAAGGAGGGCGGCCCATTCACTGGTCCAGACAGCATCATCATTGACGATGTGGCAGCAAGCAGTGGCAAGGGGCTGCATGTGGGCGACCAGACGAAGTTGTTTGGACACACCTTTACAGTGTCCGGTGTTGTGGAGCACGGCAAGGGCGGCCGTAAGTTTGTTCCGCTTGAGACGATGAACGCCATCAACGGCACAGAGAATCGCTGCAGCGTGTTCTATCTCAAGACGGACGATCCACCGAAGTGGCAGGCTGCGGTAAAACAGGAGATTCAGTCTACGGATGGCCTGCAGCAGTGGGACGTGCAGACACTGGAAGAGTTCTTAAGCCAGCTCACGCCCGAAAAGTATCCAGGGTTCAACATCGGCCTGCGGACGGTGATCGGGATCGCGGTAGTCATTGGTTTTCTTGTGATCTTCCAGTCGATGTACACCGCCGTGATGGAACGCACACGTGAGATCGGCATTCTGAAGTCGTTGGGGGCATCGCGCACTTACATCGTCAGTATCGTTCTGCGTGAGTCCGGACTGCTGGCCGTCTGCGGCATTATTCTCGGTGTCTCCGCAACGTACGGTTTGCGCGCGCTTCTGCACGTGAAGACACCGCAGCTTGAGTTTGCTGTGACGCCGTCATGGGTTCTGACTGCCGTCATTATTGCTCTGGTTGGTGCAACTCTTGGTGCTCTGTATCCTGCCTTGAAGGCAGCAGCGAAAGACCCGATCGACGCGTTGGCTTACGAATAG
- a CDS encoding DUF4397 domain-containing protein, whose protein sequence is MAQLSLAVLGSAACVLGLSGCGVVSSGTTNVSQLRIIDATPDAGGIDIYAGSNVLTYNLGYGTVTSYIPINPGTYTLAADSSGTKTALSSVRATLLNGKQYTLLFSSAAASLQAQVLTDQSQPAPSGQIALRFLDEAIYPGALDLYLVPNGSTIDKVNPLLTNVNFGNTPTYVNVPTGTYTLYIVSAGTVVSTTTVPMYTGASTTYPSGSARTFVLLDQQILTTSSVQVVMANDYDSATATQ, encoded by the coding sequence ATGGCGCAACTGTCCCTCGCAGTATTGGGCAGCGCCGCCTGCGTGCTGGGCCTCAGTGGATGCGGAGTCGTCTCCAGCGGCACCACCAACGTTTCGCAGCTCCGCATCATTGATGCCACACCCGACGCGGGCGGCATCGACATCTACGCCGGCAGCAACGTCCTCACCTACAACCTGGGATACGGCACCGTCACCTCGTACATCCCAATCAATCCAGGGACTTACACGCTTGCGGCGGACTCCTCCGGAACGAAGACGGCGCTTTCCTCCGTGCGAGCCACGCTCCTGAATGGCAAACAGTACACGCTCCTGTTCAGCAGCGCAGCCGCCTCGCTCCAGGCTCAGGTACTCACAGACCAGTCGCAGCCCGCGCCGTCCGGCCAGATCGCGCTTCGCTTCCTGGACGAAGCGATCTATCCCGGCGCACTTGATCTTTACCTTGTCCCCAACGGCTCCACTATCGACAAGGTGAATCCCCTGCTGACCAACGTCAACTTCGGCAACACACCCACGTACGTCAACGTGCCCACCGGCACGTACACGCTCTACATCGTCTCCGCTGGCACGGTCGTCTCCACCACCACGGTGCCCATGTACACGGGTGCCTCCACCACCTACCCCAGCGGCAGCGCCCGCACATTTGTCCTGCTCGATCAGCAGATCCTCACCACCTCATCTGTTCAGGTAGTGATGGCGAACGACTACGACTCCGCCACGGCGACCCAGTAA
- a CDS encoding cytochrome P460 family protein, with the protein MPELMRDIVGLPRVGSPSKRNHSALLKHTLTLGVGVLLVMFLVGCSAATQPGAGETGLANAAKDVTIPLEAGKMKNPLPESDEIVSQGQEVFLGECVQCHGAEARGDTTVGRNMTPPAMDLTSAHVQHWSDAELFWIIQNGVRLTGMPAWKSTISANDTWKLTRYIHSLPKAGAASASMAGSTQAQTATSSQDKYSLKIPNGLAFSEFRGYEGWSVIAISHNGGALAAILGNPEMIDAFKAGIPGNGKSFPDGAKMAKVHWTAKVDSTEPGAPTVPGPQHDVDFMLKDSKRFADSGGWGYGAFEYDAASGTFRLANLGDKPPQGNDAKCGVACHTSVKNKDYVFTSYGHR; encoded by the coding sequence ATGCCTGAGTTGATGAGAGATATCGTGGGTTTGCCGCGCGTTGGCAGTCCGAGCAAACGCAATCACAGTGCGTTGTTGAAACACACGTTGACGCTTGGTGTGGGTGTGTTGCTGGTGATGTTCCTGGTAGGTTGTTCTGCAGCTACACAGCCCGGCGCCGGGGAAACAGGACTGGCCAATGCGGCTAAGGATGTCACTATTCCGTTAGAGGCGGGGAAGATGAAGAACCCGCTGCCTGAGTCGGATGAGATTGTGAGCCAGGGGCAGGAAGTGTTTCTTGGGGAGTGCGTGCAATGCCATGGCGCAGAGGCTCGCGGAGACACCACTGTTGGGCGGAACATGACGCCGCCTGCGATGGACCTTACCTCAGCGCATGTGCAGCATTGGAGCGATGCGGAGTTGTTCTGGATTATTCAGAACGGTGTGCGACTGACGGGTATGCCTGCGTGGAAGTCGACTATCTCCGCGAATGACACTTGGAAGCTGACGCGTTACATCCACAGTCTGCCTAAGGCTGGTGCTGCTTCTGCTTCGATGGCTGGTTCTACACAGGCTCAAACAGCTACTTCGTCGCAGGATAAGTACTCGTTGAAGATTCCGAATGGGTTGGCGTTTTCAGAGTTCCGCGGATACGAGGGATGGTCGGTGATTGCCATCAGTCATAACGGCGGTGCGCTTGCGGCGATCCTTGGGAATCCTGAGATGATTGACGCCTTCAAGGCAGGCATTCCGGGGAATGGAAAATCTTTTCCCGATGGAGCCAAGATGGCGAAGGTGCATTGGACTGCGAAGGTGGATTCCACGGAACCGGGTGCGCCGACGGTGCCGGGGCCGCAACATGATGTGGACTTCATGCTGAAGGACAGCAAGCGGTTTGCGGATAGTGGTGGATGGGGTTACGGCGCCTTTGAGTACGACGCCGCATCTGGAACGTTCCGGCTGGCCAACTTAGGTGACAAACCACCGCAAGGCAATGATGCCAAGTGCGGGGTTGCGTGCCATACGAGCGTGAAGAACAAGGACTATGTCTTCACGTCGTACGGCCATCGCTGA
- a CDS encoding OsmC family protein — translation MVIAATVLSENGQHKTSVRTGNNQQTLSIPAKTEGQGSAVNGGELLFLALATCYCNDIYREAKDLNIPIDSVQVEVTGSFGGRGEPAQDIEYHATIQSSAPREQVLALMHHTDTVAEIHNTLRQANRVTLQECTVL, via the coding sequence ATGGTGATTGCAGCAACCGTCTTAAGCGAAAACGGACAACACAAAACCTCAGTTCGCACCGGCAATAACCAGCAAACCCTCAGCATCCCCGCCAAAACCGAAGGACAAGGCTCCGCCGTCAACGGTGGCGAACTTCTTTTCCTCGCGCTCGCCACCTGCTACTGCAACGACATCTATCGCGAAGCCAAAGACCTCAACATCCCCATCGACTCCGTTCAAGTCGAAGTCACCGGCAGCTTCGGCGGTCGCGGCGAACCTGCACAAGACATCGAGTACCACGCCACAATTCAATCCAGCGCCCCACGCGAACAGGTCCTCGCACTCATGCACCACACCGACACCGTAGCGGAAATCCACAACACACTGCGCCAGGCCAATCGAGTCACTCTGCAAGAGTGCACCGTTCTCTAA
- a CDS encoding amidohydrolase family protein, with protein MRRSKTFLLGFFLTVCVPSYAGCIHFINGHWFNGRAFPQDDFYSDSGVLTHTPCHQSLQIDLKGGYVVPPYGDAHEHNFDNLQRAQAQGKLYLQDGVFYAQGMTDVSTGAEAVKQAKRVNTPSTVDATYAHGGLTGYNGHPKEVYESIPLGFFYPVTAEQKDKVVHATSRSGLAYWEMETPAELDQLWPRILASHPDLIKVYLVNSEEWKAASSSDTRLGLGLNPALVPLITTKAHAAGLKVAAHVDTATDAAIAIRGGVDELGHLPGYGLSAKGNPTTVRLPDELIQEAEQRHVKVQATAGIDVDEHTSAADLKARQASQIDNLTRLKKAHVPILIGSDHYGQDSVHEMDYLHSLGVWTNLELLKMACVTTPQAIFPKRKLGELRPGYEASFLVLSSNPLTDWQHTHAIIDRWKQGEHIVIEDQP; from the coding sequence ATGCGGCGCAGTAAAACATTCCTACTGGGTTTCTTCCTCACAGTCTGTGTCCCTTCTTATGCAGGCTGCATTCACTTCATCAACGGCCATTGGTTCAACGGTCGTGCTTTCCCTCAGGATGACTTCTACAGCGACTCCGGTGTGTTGACCCATACGCCCTGCCATCAATCTCTTCAAATCGACCTGAAGGGTGGCTATGTCGTCCCCCCATACGGAGACGCCCACGAACACAACTTTGACAATCTCCAACGAGCGCAGGCGCAGGGAAAGCTCTATCTGCAGGATGGAGTCTTCTACGCACAAGGCATGACCGATGTCTCAACCGGCGCTGAAGCCGTCAAACAGGCAAAGCGTGTGAACACGCCATCCACCGTGGATGCCACCTATGCGCACGGCGGTCTCACCGGTTACAACGGCCATCCCAAAGAGGTGTATGAATCCATCCCTCTCGGCTTCTTCTATCCCGTCACTGCCGAGCAGAAAGACAAAGTAGTGCATGCGACCAGCCGTTCCGGCTTGGCCTATTGGGAGATGGAAACGCCAGCGGAGTTAGATCAACTTTGGCCACGCATACTCGCATCCCATCCTGATCTCATCAAGGTGTATCTCGTAAACAGCGAAGAGTGGAAAGCCGCATCTTCATCCGATACACGACTCGGACTCGGTTTGAATCCCGCTCTTGTCCCTCTCATCACAACCAAAGCTCACGCGGCCGGTTTGAAAGTAGCCGCTCACGTCGATACAGCCACGGACGCAGCCATCGCGATTCGTGGAGGCGTCGACGAACTAGGCCATCTCCCCGGATACGGCCTCTCAGCCAAAGGCAATCCCACCACGGTTCGACTGCCAGATGAACTCATTCAAGAAGCAGAACAACGACACGTAAAAGTGCAAGCCACCGCAGGTATCGACGTCGACGAACACACAAGTGCTGCGGATCTCAAAGCAAGACAAGCATCGCAAATTGATAACCTCACACGACTAAAGAAGGCACACGTGCCCATCCTGATTGGCTCGGATCACTACGGGCAGGATTCCGTACACGAAATGGATTACCTGCACAGCCTGGGAGTCTGGACAAACCTTGAGCTCTTAAAAATGGCCTGTGTAACCACACCGCAAGCAATCTTCCCCAAACGGAAACTCGGCGAATTGCGCCCCGGCTACGAAGCAAGCTTCCTCGTCCTCAGCAGCAACCCACTCACCGATTGGCAACACACACACGCCATCATCGACCGATGGAAGCAGGGCGAGCACATTGTGATCGAAGACCAGCCATAA
- a CDS encoding AraC family transcriptional regulator, giving the protein MEGSITVRQGSATIPIVPNVVRRHAHLATRGVHVEHHVVEPTEFPERELLQHNIFLYTGQAAQAEIKSPEFTGLRWIRPGALWIMPEGCRHGVRFEGKVEGIALAFDPSYFDDLVESHGGKRNLPIMQSLTDCPPKIEHLMRALLLESTESTEEGMGLECIATAIALSICDYAGATRTPTKTGPKLTPRQMRAVQTYVEDHLHKQIALADLAIVAKLSVFHFLRSFKESLGTTPARYVLDRRLEKAKTLLANSPLSVTEIGLNVGFEDVSHFSRAFRREVGMTPSLFRGGAQQ; this is encoded by the coding sequence GTGGAAGGCTCAATTACAGTTCGGCAAGGCAGCGCAACCATTCCCATCGTGCCCAACGTGGTGCGAAGGCACGCACACCTTGCCACACGCGGCGTCCATGTAGAACACCACGTCGTTGAGCCAACGGAATTCCCTGAGCGGGAGCTTCTGCAACACAACATCTTTCTCTACACAGGACAAGCGGCTCAGGCAGAAATCAAAAGCCCTGAGTTCACAGGCCTCCGCTGGATTCGTCCCGGTGCATTGTGGATCATGCCAGAGGGTTGCAGACATGGAGTCCGTTTTGAAGGCAAGGTAGAAGGCATTGCATTAGCGTTTGACCCTTCTTACTTCGACGATCTGGTTGAGTCTCACGGCGGAAAACGAAACCTCCCCATCATGCAATCTCTGACAGACTGCCCTCCCAAGATCGAACACCTCATGCGCGCGCTGCTGCTTGAAAGCACTGAATCAACAGAAGAGGGCATGGGCCTTGAGTGCATCGCCACAGCCATCGCTCTTTCCATCTGCGACTACGCAGGAGCAACACGAACGCCAACAAAGACCGGACCAAAACTCACACCGCGACAGATGCGTGCTGTACAAACCTACGTGGAAGACCACCTGCACAAACAGATTGCATTGGCTGATCTTGCCATCGTTGCCAAGCTAAGCGTCTTCCACTTTCTGCGCAGCTTCAAAGAAAGCCTCGGCACAACGCCCGCGCGGTACGTTCTCGATCGCCGCTTGGAGAAGGCAAAAACATTGCTTGCGAACAGCCCTCTATCCGTAACGGAGATTGGTCTCAACGTGGGGTTTGAAGATGTCAGTCACTTCTCGCGTGCCTTCCGCCGCGAAGTAGGCATGACACCATCGCTCTTTCGAGGGGGCGCGCAACAATAA
- a CDS encoding alpha/beta fold hydrolase gives MSQAMLSKNIVLVHGAFADGSSWSKVVPLLLAKGYKVTAVSNPLTSFQDDVAATKRAIAAQDGPVTLVGHSYGGVIITEAGNDPKVASLVYVAAFAPDAGQSIVDISKPFPPPPGPQKAAPIGDGFLLLSPQGVEEDFAQDLSKEEKALMVAGQPQTSGAIFVAQPTQAAWHTKPSWYVVATNDRMIAPEHEASMAKQLNATTISLPSSHVVMLSHPKEVAQLIEDAASGKR, from the coding sequence TTGTCTCAAGCCATGCTTTCAAAAAACATCGTCCTCGTCCACGGCGCATTTGCAGATGGATCAAGCTGGTCGAAGGTAGTTCCCCTGTTGCTTGCTAAGGGATACAAGGTGACCGCTGTTTCAAACCCGCTGACATCCTTCCAGGACGACGTCGCAGCGACGAAGCGCGCAATCGCCGCGCAGGATGGCCCCGTCACACTGGTGGGACATTCCTATGGTGGGGTGATCATCACGGAGGCAGGCAACGACCCCAAGGTGGCGAGCCTCGTCTATGTCGCAGCCTTCGCTCCAGACGCAGGACAATCCATCGTTGACATCAGCAAGCCGTTCCCTCCCCCGCCCGGCCCTCAGAAGGCTGCACCCATCGGTGATGGCTTCCTGCTGCTCTCTCCACAAGGTGTGGAAGAAGACTTCGCGCAGGATCTCAGCAAGGAAGAAAAGGCTCTCATGGTGGCAGGTCAGCCTCAGACCTCAGGCGCAATCTTTGTAGCCCAGCCAACCCAGGCCGCATGGCACACCAAGCCATCTTGGTACGTGGTCGCCACGAACGATCGCATGATCGCCCCAGAGCACGAGGCCAGCATGGCCAAACAGCTCAACGCCACCACCATCTCCCTGCCGTCGAGCCACGTCGTAATGCTGTCCCATCCAAAAGAAGTCGCTCAACTCATCGAGGATGCCGCATCGGGTAAGCGCTAG
- a CDS encoding radical SAM protein — MSTAVATPPALELKPGHRPMPLRRRWKAATRRMRELLGIGHALLSTSHPYMAQIVPMRRCNLACTYCNEYDDHSAPTPLDEMLRRIDHLGRLGTTVITISGGEPLMHPDLDEVIKRIRKTGALAGMITNGYYLNKERIERLNKAGLDHMQISIDNVMPDAVSKKSLKVLDQRLIWLAEYADFHVNINSVVGGGVANPQDAFTVSSRALGLGFSSTIGIIHDGSGQLKPLGGEERTVWERVRKLTRRSYSRFNHFQEAIANGMPNDWRCRAGGRYLYVCENGLVHYCSQQRGYPATPLADYTTEDVKREFLTEKGCAPNCTISCVHQVSYIDHWRAPQTSQITPPTAHSGHGDLVQIS; from the coding sequence ATGTCGACTGCAGTTGCTACACCTCCGGCCCTGGAACTCAAGCCCGGCCACCGGCCCATGCCGCTTCGTCGCCGCTGGAAGGCGGCTACACGTCGTATGCGCGAACTACTGGGCATTGGGCATGCACTGCTCTCGACCAGTCATCCGTACATGGCGCAGATCGTGCCGATGCGGCGCTGTAACCTGGCTTGCACCTACTGCAATGAGTACGACGACCACTCCGCGCCCACGCCGCTGGATGAGATGCTGCGTCGCATTGACCATCTGGGACGGCTTGGCACGACGGTGATCACCATCTCCGGTGGTGAGCCGCTGATGCATCCGGATCTGGATGAGGTCATCAAGCGCATCCGCAAGACAGGTGCTTTGGCCGGCATGATCACCAACGGCTACTACCTGAACAAGGAACGCATTGAGCGGTTGAACAAGGCTGGCCTTGATCACATGCAGATCTCCATCGACAACGTGATGCCTGACGCCGTGTCGAAGAAGTCGCTCAAGGTTCTGGATCAGCGCCTGATCTGGCTGGCGGAATATGCGGATTTTCATGTGAACATCAACTCCGTGGTGGGTGGCGGTGTTGCCAATCCGCAGGATGCGTTCACGGTGTCCAGCCGTGCGCTGGGACTTGGGTTCTCGTCGACCATCGGTATCATTCACGATGGCAGCGGGCAGTTGAAGCCGCTGGGTGGCGAGGAGCGTACGGTCTGGGAGCGCGTCCGCAAGCTTACCCGTCGCAGCTACAGCCGCTTCAACCACTTCCAGGAAGCCATTGCGAACGGTATGCCGAACGACTGGCGTTGCCGTGCGGGTGGACGCTACCTCTACGTCTGCGAGAACGGGCTGGTGCATTACTGCAGCCAGCAGCGCGGTTATCCGGCGACTCCTCTGGCGGATTACACGACTGAGGACGTAAAGCGGGAATTCCTGACGGAGAAGGGCTGCGCGCCGAACTGCACCATCTCGTGCGTGCACCAGGTGAGCTACATCGATCACTGGCGCGCGCCGCAGACCTCGCAGATTACGCCGCCAACCGCGCACAGCGGCCATGGCGATCTGGTGCAGATCAGCTAG
- a CDS encoding acyltransferase family protein, which yields MSDNRKMDVVQQENQSHAEEAPVIKHVLALDGLRGTAILLVLICHEWGDVFTVHGGVFLRTLNHLTAAGWVGVDLFFALSGFLLTGILFETQNEPSALRNFYARRALRTFPLYYGVLIVLVVGTMVAGYHWSPRLILWFTYLDNFDAVNWGGSPVTNASWVYIRHFWSLAVEEQFYLFWPVLLFAMKTQRRIVQAALGLAAFCLLFRIGMGLSGLTEAHPTILYCWTPARLDGMLFGAALAIGIRSNWRGRLLWICTWLARVGIPLAIVYVAMHGLYMFWSPISSTLGFTLIAIMLTALIGVSLQPGPAKRIFEHPVLRFFGKYSYGMYVLEPFVGEGIDRWVLPSVRLLIKSHTVVAYLRGAFVAVPLVAIAWLSYEMYERHFLRLKRYFVSPTAEKRISTAERAVAVSTPR from the coding sequence TTGAGCGACAATCGCAAGATGGATGTGGTTCAACAAGAAAACCAGAGCCATGCCGAAGAGGCACCGGTAATCAAGCATGTGCTTGCACTGGATGGTTTGCGTGGCACCGCGATTCTGCTGGTGTTGATTTGCCATGAATGGGGAGATGTATTCACTGTCCACGGTGGAGTCTTTCTGCGGACGCTAAATCATCTCACCGCAGCTGGATGGGTGGGCGTAGACCTGTTCTTCGCCCTTTCCGGATTTCTGTTGACTGGAATTCTGTTTGAGACGCAGAACGAGCCTTCTGCTTTGCGTAATTTTTATGCGCGCCGCGCCTTGCGAACATTTCCGTTGTATTACGGTGTTTTGATCGTTCTTGTTGTCGGGACAATGGTGGCGGGATACCACTGGTCTCCCCGCCTGATTCTATGGTTCACCTATTTGGATAACTTTGACGCGGTGAACTGGGGCGGATCTCCGGTAACGAACGCGTCATGGGTATATATTCGGCATTTCTGGTCGTTGGCAGTGGAGGAACAGTTTTACCTGTTCTGGCCCGTGCTGCTGTTTGCCATGAAGACGCAGCGACGGATTGTGCAAGCTGCTCTGGGGTTGGCAGCCTTCTGCCTCTTGTTCCGGATTGGAATGGGGCTTTCCGGATTAACAGAGGCGCATCCCACAATTCTTTATTGCTGGACGCCCGCTCGCCTGGACGGCATGTTGTTCGGAGCGGCGTTGGCTATCGGAATACGATCGAACTGGCGTGGGCGTCTGTTGTGGATCTGCACGTGGCTGGCGCGTGTGGGAATTCCTCTGGCAATCGTGTACGTAGCAATGCACGGCTTGTATATGTTTTGGAGCCCCATTAGCAGCACGTTGGGATTCACTCTGATTGCGATCATGCTGACAGCGTTGATTGGGGTATCGTTGCAGCCGGGGCCGGCAAAGAGAATCTTCGAGCATCCTGTCCTTCGGTTCTTTGGCAAGTACAGCTACGGGATGTATGTGTTGGAGCCCTTTGTGGGAGAGGGAATCGATCGGTGGGTTCTGCCATCGGTGCGGTTGCTGATCAAATCACATACGGTTGTAGCGTATCTACGTGGTGCGTTTGTTGCTGTTCCATTGGTCGCAATCGCGTGGCTGTCTTACGAGATGTACGAACGTCATTTCCTGCGGCTTAAGCGCTATTTCGTATCTCCCACAGCAGAAAAGCGGATCTCGACCGCGGAGAGAGCGGTAGCAGTGTCAACGCCGCGTTAG